The genomic region ATGTGGCAGTCGCTCAAGCAATTTCTGGCGCTCCCAGACCAAACTCTGGTCTGCTGTACTCATGAATACACCACCGCAAACCTGCAATTTGCACAAGCGGTAGAACCAGGCAACGCTGATATTACAACGCGCCGGGAAAACGTTGCCTCTCTGAGAGATCAAAATTTACCCAGCCTGCCCTCTACTATCGGACTGGAAAAGCGCGTTAACCCATTCTTGCGAGTAAACGAAGACAGTGTCATCAACGCATTAATTAAAAATAGTGGTAGCCGCCCTGCTGACGCCACCGATTCTTTTGCTAAACTTCGGGCATGGAAAGATTCCTTCTAGCTCCGACATCTGTTCATTTATTAAACAGGAACATCGGAGCTGTGGTCAGGAAACGATGTATTTCATAGTATTACAGCAGTAGGTAGGAACCGTAGTGTTGAGTTCTGTCATTAATCCCTGGACGTCGTGGTCTGCTTTGTCTTCATTATTATTTTGTCTACATATAGTGGGTTGCTCCACCGCATTGCAAAGTGATCAACAAGCCACGCAGTACACGCCTGAAAGCGAGCTTGTTATAGATCGCTCTACCCCGGATGGCGTAGAAGAATTCGACTATACCGGATATCTGGGCCCAGAATTCTCCATACCTTCTCCCCTTTCTGCATTGCCGCTGGGTTCGGACCAGGATCCGGCGCTGGAAGGCGTACCCTCAATCTGGAGCGTGTATCGCAAAAACACCATTTTGAATCTGCAGCAGGACAACCCAAGAATCAAAGTCCAGCGCGATTGGTATGCAAAAAACCAAAGTTATCTTGATCGTGTGACGGTACGGGCTGAGCCCTATCTCTATTACATTCTGGAGCAATCCATCAAACGCGGCATCCCCAGTGAACTTGCCCTGCTTCCCGTCGTTGAAAGTGCATTCGATCCATTTGCCTATTCACACGGACGTGCAGCCGGCATCTGGCAATTTATTCCCGGTACCGGGCGCGCTTACGGCTTACACCAAACCTGGTGGTACGAAGGCCGCCGTGACATTGTGGCTGCCACCGATGCTGCAATGAATTACCTGCAAGCACTGAACAAACAGTTTGATGGTGACTGGATGTTGGCTCTGGCGTCCTATAACTCCGGAGGCGGTACGGTGCGCAAAGCCATGCGAAAGAATAAAGCCCAGGGAAAACCGACTGACTTTTGGGCATTGGATCTGCCGAAAGAAACAAGAGAGTATGTGCCGAAGCTTATTGCAATCGCCCAGATCTTCAAATCGCCGAAGCGTTACGGCGTTACGTTAATTGATTACGCATATCAACCCTTCTTTGAAGAAGTTGATATCGGAGCGCAGCTGGACTTAGCGTTAGCCGCCAAAATGGCCGGCATCAGCATTGAAGAACTGTATCGCCTTAATCCAGGCTTTAACAAATGGGCAACGGACCCTGAAGGCCCCCACCATTTGCTGGTTCCAGTAGACAATGCACAACAGATGAGAGATGCATTAGTTAAACTGCCGCCGGAAAAACGGGTTGAATGGGATCGATACACTATCAAGCGTGGCGACTCCATCCTGTCCATTTCGAAAGCACACCATATTACCCCAGCTCTGCTGAAACAGATTAATCAACTCAGCTCGAATACGATCAGGGCCGGTAAAACACTGCTTATACCGCAATCCTCTCAGCCACTGACCAGCTATAGTCTTAGCCAGGACCAGCGCCTGAACGAGAAGCTCAATCGCACGATTTCCGGCAAGCGAAAACTAACTTACAGAGTGGGCAAAGGGGATAGTTTCTGGACCATATCACGACGCTATGGCGTCAATACCCAAAGCCTCGCGAAATGGAACGGCATGGCCCCCGGCGACACGCTGGTTGCGGGTCGCAAACTGGTTATCTGGCAGGAGACCAAGGTATCGGCGGACAAGATGAGCGAACAACGACAACGAAAAATACATTATCGTGCCCGCTCCGGGGATTCGTATGCCCGTATTGCGAACCGGTTCAATATATCGCTACGGGAGCTAAAACGCTGGAACCAGGTAGATTTCAAAAAATATCTCCAGCCCGGCGACATGTTGACACTGTATATTGACGTTGCTAACGCCCCCTGAGCGCCAGTGGCGCTCCTCAGGAAGCGCCACCAACCAAAGCCGGTGGTTCACTGCCAACCGCCTCCTACCGCCTTGAATTGAC from Ketobacter sp. MCCC 1A13808 harbors:
- a CDS encoding LysM peptidoglycan-binding domain-containing protein — encoded protein: MSSVINPWTSWSALSSLLFCLHIVGCSTALQSDQQATQYTPESELVIDRSTPDGVEEFDYTGYLGPEFSIPSPLSALPLGSDQDPALEGVPSIWSVYRKNTILNLQQDNPRIKVQRDWYAKNQSYLDRVTVRAEPYLYYILEQSIKRGIPSELALLPVVESAFDPFAYSHGRAAGIWQFIPGTGRAYGLHQTWWYEGRRDIVAATDAAMNYLQALNKQFDGDWMLALASYNSGGGTVRKAMRKNKAQGKPTDFWALDLPKETREYVPKLIAIAQIFKSPKRYGVTLIDYAYQPFFEEVDIGAQLDLALAAKMAGISIEELYRLNPGFNKWATDPEGPHHLLVPVDNAQQMRDALVKLPPEKRVEWDRYTIKRGDSILSISKAHHITPALLKQINQLSSNTIRAGKTLLIPQSSQPLTSYSLSQDQRLNEKLNRTISGKRKLTYRVGKGDSFWTISRRYGVNTQSLAKWNGMAPGDTLVAGRKLVIWQETKVSADKMSEQRQRKIHYRARSGDSYARIANRFNISLRELKRWNQVDFKKYLQPGDMLTLYIDVANAP